Genomic segment of Saprospira sp. CCB-QB6:
ATCTTCAGAATCCCTTGGCCAATCGCTTGATTTCTTTTTGGCCCAATCCCTACGGCAAGCAGAGCCAGAAAACCAATTTGGTGGAGAACATCAAGGCTTTGCCACAGACGGCCTTGCAGAAAAAAGCGCAATTGCAGGAGGAATCGCGTTTGCTTTATGTGGGTGTGACTCGTGCTCGCGACTATTTGGCGATTCCCCTTTTCTTGCAACAAAAGAATTGGGGGCTCAATTGGCTCAATCGCAGCTTTCATCTGGGTGATGAGGAGATGCAAACTGTTGATCCCGATAGCGATTTTTGTATTTGGGATTGGAAGGGCAATGCTTTGCCTGTTCAGCGGATGCAATTGGAGCTCTTTAAGGAGATTGATCCCTTGGAAGTGGAGCGAGAGGAGGAGGCCTTTCCTTATTTGCAGGCCTTTAAAGGGGAACAGGACCATTTGGCGGCTCAGCCCGAAACGGCGGAGCAACTCATGGGCGAAATTGAAATGCCGCTTTTGGGCGAATATCCTTATGTGCCTGGCTTGCCCATAGAAGATATTAGCGAAGAGGAAGAAGAGCGCTTGGGGCAATTGTTACAGCTCTATTTGCGGGCCGATCAATTGGATTATGCATTGAGCTTGAGAGAGCAAACGGCCCAACAACTATTGGAGGATTTTGAGCTTAAACATCAGCTCAATAGTTTGCAATTGATGCGCTTGAGTCAGCAGTTTCATCAAAGCCTGAGGGCTTTTGGTTCCATGCAGCTACATCGGGCCAGAAGATTCCGCTTTCAGCAAGATCGGCAGGTCTTTAGGGGGCAGGTGGATTATTACTTCTTTTCTGAGGAGGAGGAGCGGCAAATCTTAATGCTCGATGTTTTGTACACTTATGAGGGCTGGAAACAAAAAAGCCACCGCATCAGAGAAGCGGCAGCTAAATTGTATGCAGCCAAAAATGCCTTGGCCCAAGCGGGCTATAGCGCTAGCTGTTATTTACATTTTCCCCTTTCTGGTCTCTATGTAGAAGTAGCGCCCAGTTTAGTGGGAGAAGAGGAGGAGTTTTTCTAATCTTCTAACTCTTCAAAAGTATAAGGGCTGATTTTTCGGCCCTTATTATTTTCCATGCGAACCAAGACCCCATCTTTGAAAAAGTATTTGAAGCGCAGATAACCGACGGGATCATTTTCTACCCATTCGCCAGTTTTGGCAAAGCTGCGTTCTTTGCGGCCTGTCAAAGGATTGTACTCAATAATGAGTTTGGGCAGGTATTCCCCTTTAATATGCTCTTTGCCATTAATGTGATATTGTACATAGTCTCCAATTCGAACACTATATTGTTTGCGGGGAACAAGTTTTTGGACGCGGAAGCTCTTGGCTAAGCCATAGCTCAAATATTCTTCCCAACGCTCTTCCAAACTATCGGCCGAAACCGAATAATCTACTTTGTCAATCCAGTTAATGGCATTGTAGTTCAGGGCCTCAAAATCTTGGTCTACCAACTTGAATTTGTATTCATAAGGAAGCTCAATCTTATAAAAAAGAGTATCCATATCTTTTTGGTCCTTCAAAATGGTATGAGCACCCTTGGCTCTAACTTCTCCACTTTCATAATAGCTGGTAAAAAAGCCCACTTCTAGGCCATCTTCATAGGCCGTACTATATTTAGGCGTGCCATCATCGTAGTAAGTTTTAAATACCCCTTGACGTTTACCGTCATTAAAGGTCTCTTGGCGAAAAGGCTCGGCATCCAAAGTGGTTTTCCAAAGGCCTGTTCTTCGGCCTTCGCCATCATAGTAGCCGGTAGCAACTAATTCGCCTCCATTGAGGCCCCGTTTGTACTCGATCCAGCGGCCCTCTCGAAGTCCATTGAGAAAAGAGCCCGTCCCCACCAACAATTCCTCTGTTCCAAAACGAGGGTGGCGATCTACCTTGTAATACTCCATTTTGCCGCTAGCGCGCTCTAGACTAAAATCAAATTGTCCCTTGATGTGTACATTGCCCTTGTCAATATAATAGTCATATTGCCAAAGACCTGTTTTTTCGCCATTTTCATAGCGTCCTTTGGCCATGAGGCGGTCATCTTTAAACAAGAGCCATTCATCTTGTCGGATGCCGTTGAGGTATTTACCCGCGGCCAGTTTATCATCTAGGTGGTTGTAGATAATCCATACGCCATTCATGCTATCATTGGTAAATTTGCCCTTCATTTTAACTTTAGAGCGAGAGTCTGTCAGCTCCCAACGGCCATTTTTTACTCCATTTTCATATTGGCCTACCACATCGGGTTCATCGGAGTATTGGCCAATAGGAGAGAGGTAAAAACGCCAGCGGCCTTCCTTTTCGCCATTTTCATTATAGCGGCCTTTGGCTAAGGGTTTTCCATCTCTCCCCTTAATAATCCAATAGCCAACTCTTTGGCCATCCGCATTGATTTGGTTGTATTTCGGTCGTTGTTTTTGGGCCTGCAAACTGCTCAGGCACAAAAGATAGGCTAGGGTGAAAATGGTAAATAATCGCATATATTGAATAGTTTCTTTATATATTTTTGGGGCTGCCCCTTCCTCTAGGTTGAAACCCAGCGCAAAGCGGCATCGCTTTGCGAAGATATACAAAATGAGGGTTGAAACCCTCCTAAATTATCGGGCGGGTCGGGCTGTGTCGCAGCTCGCAGGTCTGCTCGGCCCTTCAGCGCTGCGCGCTTTGGTCTGGCCCTGCGGGCCACTGCTGTCCATCCCTCAGCCGATATGGCTTCTGGCAAAGCGGCTAAGGCCTTGTGCGTTTTGGGCCTGCTCTTATTGAAAAAAGAAGCCGCCCGGGAACGTTTTAGGTCATTTTGCTCATTATCAGCGCAAAAAAACGAAAAATGAATAGAAGAATAGTGAAAACTTCTAAGTTCCTGAGTTTAATTCTACGCCATCGGCCCGAACTATTAGGCTTAAGCTTAGAAGCTGGCGGCTGGCTCGATGTCGAGCAGCTTTTGGCAGCGGCCAAAGCCCATAATAAGGATTTAGATAGGGAGTTGCTAGAGGAAGTGGTTTGCAAAAATAACAAAAAGCGCTTTGCTTTTAATGCAGAAAAAACCAAGATTCGAGCCAGTCAGGGCCATTCTGTAGCGATTGACTTGGGTTATACGGCCCAAATTCCCCCCAAAATATTGTATCATGGGACGGCCCAGCGATTTTTAGCCAACATTTTGAGCGAGGGCTTGTTAAAAATGAACAGGCATCAGGTC
This window contains:
- a CDS encoding toxin-antitoxin system YwqK family antitoxin → MRLFTIFTLAYLLCLSSLQAQKQRPKYNQINADGQRVGYWIIKGRDGKPLAKGRYNENGEKEGRWRFYLSPIGQYSDEPDVVGQYENGVKNGRWELTDSRSKVKMKGKFTNDSMNGVWIIYNHLDDKLAAGKYLNGIRQDEWLLFKDDRLMAKGRYENGEKTGLWQYDYYIDKGNVHIKGQFDFSLERASGKMEYYKVDRHPRFGTEELLVGTGSFLNGLREGRWIEYKRGLNGGELVATGYYDGEGRRTGLWKTTLDAEPFRQETFNDGKRQGVFKTYYDDGTPKYSTAYEDGLEVGFFTSYYESGEVRAKGAHTILKDQKDMDTLFYKIELPYEYKFKLVDQDFEALNYNAINWIDKVDYSVSADSLEERWEEYLSYGLAKSFRVQKLVPRKQYSVRIGDYVQYHINGKEHIKGEYLPKLIIEYNPLTGRKERSFAKTGEWVENDPVGYLRFKYFFKDGVLVRMENNKGRKISPYTFEELED
- a CDS encoding RNA 2'-phosphotransferase — protein: MNRRIVKTSKFLSLILRHRPELLGLSLEAGGWLDVEQLLAAAKAHNKDLDRELLEEVVCKNNKKRFAFNAEKTKIRASQGHSVAIDLGYTAQIPPKILYHGTAQRFLANILSEGLLKMNRHQVHLSADVATAETVGRRHGKLVLLVVRAQEMQAAGYAFYQSDNGVWLTEAVPPQYLSLLD